One window of Chitinophagaceae bacterium genomic DNA carries:
- a CDS encoding RecX family transcriptional regulator, translated as MRSYKKPGSISVQEALNKIQKYCAWQERCQSDVIQKLNEYGLAEKDINTVLKSLIQEKFVNDSRYADAVVRGKHNQNNWGKMKIIHFLKQKNIDESDINKALKSIPEKAYKKTLESLAKAKYASLKDEDSYIRIIKTKKYLYQKGYEIDDIESSLNKINRK; from the coding sequence AATAAAATACAAAAATATTGTGCCTGGCAAGAAAGGTGTCAATCAGATGTTATTCAAAAACTAAATGAATACGGCTTGGCAGAAAAAGATATAAATACTGTCTTAAAAAGCCTTATTCAGGAAAAATTTGTGAATGACAGCCGCTATGCAGATGCTGTTGTAAGAGGAAAGCACAACCAAAACAACTGGGGAAAAATGAAAATTATTCATTTTTTAAAACAGAAAAACATTGACGAATCCGATATAAACAAAGCTCTGAAATCTATCCCCGAAAAAGCCTATAAAAAAACATTGGAAAGTCTTGCTAAAGCAAAGTATGCATCTTTGAAGGATGAAGATTCCTATATTCGTATAATAAAAACTAAGAAATACCTTTATCAAAAAGGTTATGAAATTGATGATATCGAATCTTCACTGAATAAGATTAATCGTAAATGA
- a CDS encoding DegT/DnrJ/EryC1/StrS family aminotransferase, with amino-acid sequence MIKFLDLKKINSLHREEILKATTEVFDSGWYLLGERLKTFESQLAEYIGANHAIGVGNGLDALRLIIKAYKEMGAMQDGDEIIVPANTYIASILAITDNHLKPILVEPDENTYNLDISKIEEKITNRTKGILIVHLYGNVCWSNDLKSLAQKHQLKIIEDNAQAIGAEWEGVKTGALGDAAGFSFYPGKNLGALGDAGAVTTNDSELAKVVRTVANYGSQKKYYNEFKGLNSRLDEIHAAVLSIKLSFLDSENQDRRRIADIYSNKIENQLVKLPNIQEGNSILECKSHVWHLFVVRTKEREKLQEYLTENDIQTLIHYPIPPHKQIAYKEFNDINLPLTENIHKEVLSLPISQVMSEKDALKVSEVLNSFTG; translated from the coding sequence ATGATAAAGTTTTTAGATTTAAAAAAGATAAATAGCCTCCACAGAGAGGAAATTCTGAAAGCAACTACTGAGGTCTTTGACTCAGGTTGGTATCTTTTGGGAGAAAGATTAAAAACATTTGAAAGTCAATTGGCTGAATACATAGGTGCAAATCATGCTATCGGTGTAGGAAACGGTTTAGATGCTTTAAGATTAATTATAAAGGCCTATAAAGAAATGGGAGCGATGCAGGATGGAGATGAAATTATAGTACCGGCAAACACATATATAGCATCTATATTAGCAATAACCGACAATCATTTAAAACCAATATTGGTAGAACCTGATGAAAATACCTATAATCTTGATATTTCGAAAATTGAAGAAAAAATAACTAACCGAACAAAAGGGATTTTAATAGTTCACTTATACGGAAATGTCTGCTGGAGTAATGATTTAAAATCATTAGCACAAAAACATCAATTAAAAATTATAGAAGATAATGCTCAGGCAATAGGAGCTGAATGGGAAGGTGTAAAAACAGGAGCATTAGGCGATGCAGCAGGTTTTAGTTTTTATCCCGGGAAAAATCTTGGGGCACTTGGTGATGCAGGAGCAGTTACAACAAATGATTCAGAATTAGCTAAAGTAGTTAGAACTGTAGCAAATTATGGAAGTCAAAAGAAATATTATAACGAATTTAAAGGTTTAAACAGCAGGTTAGACGAAATTCATGCTGCTGTTTTATCCATAAAACTTTCCTTTTTAGATTCTGAAAATCAAGACAGAAGAAGAATTGCTGATATTTATTCTAATAAAATTGAAAATCAATTAGTGAAGCTGCCTAACATACAGGAAGGTAATTCTATTTTAGAATGTAAAAGTCACGTTTGGCATTTATTTGTAGTTCGTACAAAAGAAAGAGAGAAGCTTCAGGAATACCTGACAGAAAATGATATTCAAACTTTAATTCATTATCCCATACCTCCGCACAAACAGATTGCTTATAAAGAATTTAACGACATTAACCTGCCGTTGACCGAAAACATTCATAAAGAAGTTTTATCCCTTCCAATTAGTCAGGTAATGAGTGAAAAGGACGCTTTAAAAGTTTCTGAAGTATTAAATTCTTTCACAGGATGA
- a CDS encoding WxcM-like domain-containing protein — MNELSNKKKNVYDCAVIELNRIENEAGNITPVENNIHIPFEIKRIFYIYDIPGGKDRGAHAHKECHQFLVAASGSFEVELDDGINKRTVRLSRPYFGLHIPPGIWAAEKSFSSGAICLVLASHAYEESDYIRDYSVFKELMND, encoded by the coding sequence ATGAACGAATTAAGCAACAAAAAGAAAAATGTTTATGATTGTGCTGTTATTGAATTGAACCGGATCGAAAATGAAGCCGGAAATATAACTCCGGTAGAAAACAACATACACATTCCCTTTGAGATTAAAAGAATATTTTACATCTATGATATTCCGGGAGGAAAGGACAGAGGTGCCCATGCGCATAAAGAATGTCATCAGTTTTTAGTAGCTGCCAGCGGAAGTTTTGAAGTAGAGTTAGACGATGGCATTAACAAAAGAACAGTACGCTTAAGCCGGCCTTATTTCGGGTTACATATTCCTCCGGGCATATGGGCAGCCGAAAAAAGCTTTTCCTCCGGTGCCATTTGCCTGGTTTTAGCATCACATGCATATGAAGAAAGTGACTATATTAGAGATTACAGTGTGTTTAAAGAATTAATGAATGACTAA
- the cls gene encoding cardiolipin synthase: MESFLNISESLYNWLTALASILYLITIFFMIVLIILENRLPVKTISWILVLLLLPVLGIILYLFFGIDYRKRKLFSRKELKDLRRLERFSRVQLKYFPDDSFFDDPDVLAKKNIMTLLLNNNKALLSKHNHVEILNNGKPTFESIIESMENAREHIHLEYYIYSDDKVGNRIKEVLIRKVLKGVQVRFIYDAVGSWGLSRKFIRDLRKAGVEVYPFHPVKFPLLASKINYRNHRKIVVVDGKVGYVGGVNIADRYAEGHPKIGFWRDTHLKLQGDAVHSLQAVFLTDWFFSSKKIVQGNIYFPKHEIAENHLVQIAASGPDSDWASIMQAYFTAIATAKDHVYISTPYFIPNESIVTALKSAAMSGVDVRIILPSRSDVGIYLWSSHSYVEKLLESGVKVYFYEKGLNHGKVMMVDSVFSTVGTANMDVRSFDQNFEINALIYDKEITKKLEADFHEDLNDSKYISLSEFKKRPAIRKVKESFSRILSPLL, from the coding sequence ATGGAAAGCTTTTTAAACATATCGGAGTCTTTATATAATTGGCTGACTGCATTGGCAAGCATATTGTATTTGATTACCATATTTTTCATGATTGTTTTAATCATTCTTGAAAACAGACTGCCGGTTAAGACTATCTCATGGATATTGGTTTTACTTTTATTACCGGTGCTGGGTATAATTTTATATTTATTTTTTGGAATTGATTATAGAAAGCGAAAACTCTTTTCAAGAAAGGAATTAAAAGATTTACGACGTTTAGAAAGGTTTAGCCGGGTACAGTTAAAGTATTTTCCTGATGACAGCTTTTTTGATGATCCGGATGTGCTGGCTAAAAAAAATATTATGACTTTATTGCTGAATAACAACAAGGCATTACTGTCAAAACATAATCATGTAGAAATTTTGAATAATGGCAAGCCTACATTTGAATCTATAATAGAAAGCATGGAAAATGCGCGGGAACATATACATCTGGAATACTACATTTATAGTGACGATAAAGTAGGTAATCGAATCAAAGAGGTTTTAATCAGAAAAGTGTTGAAAGGTGTACAGGTAAGGTTTATCTATGATGCCGTTGGAAGCTGGGGGTTGAGCCGTAAATTCATCAGAGACTTACGTAAAGCAGGGGTAGAGGTTTATCCGTTTCATCCGGTTAAATTTCCATTATTGGCAAGTAAAATTAATTATAGAAATCACCGTAAGATTGTGGTGGTAGATGGTAAGGTCGGATATGTAGGAGGGGTAAATATAGCAGATCGATATGCTGAAGGGCATCCTAAAATAGGGTTTTGGAGAGATACGCATTTGAAACTTCAAGGTGATGCTGTGCACAGTTTGCAAGCAGTCTTTTTAACAGATTGGTTTTTTTCCAGTAAAAAAATAGTGCAGGGAAACATCTACTTCCCGAAACATGAAATTGCAGAAAATCATTTGGTGCAAATAGCGGCAAGTGGCCCGGATTCTGACTGGGCAAGTATTATGCAGGCATATTTTACGGCAATTGCAACTGCAAAAGATCATGTTTACATATCCACGCCTTATTTTATTCCTAATGAAAGCATAGTTACAGCCTTAAAGTCTGCTGCAATGAGTGGCGTTGATGTTCGTATAATTTTACCTTCCCGTTCAGATGTGGGTATCTATCTATGGAGCTCTCACTCTTATGTAGAAAAGCTCCTGGAGTCAGGAGTGAAAGTTTATTTTTATGAAAAAGGCCTGAATCATGGAAAAGTAATGATGGTGGATAGTGTTTTTTCAACAGTGGGAACAGCCAATATGGATGTGAGAAGTTTTGATCAGAATTTTGAAATTAATGCCCTTATTTACGACAAGGAAATAACCAAAAAGCTGGAAGCAGACTTTCACGAGGATTTAAATGATAGTAAGTATATTTCACTGAGTGAATTCAAAAAAAGACCGGCAATCAGAAAAGTTAAAGAATCTTTTTCCCGTATTTTAAGCCCGTTACTTTAA
- a CDS encoding DUF502 domain-containing protein has protein sequence MDEETKYLLRKTLSYLLQGLLLLAPLIITLYVVVALFNFLDNVSNNMLEAIFNVRLRGLGILILLAFITLIGYISSNFLFNTLFNQLEVILGRTPLVKLIYTSIKDLLAAFVSDKKKFDKPVMVKLNEENKIWRMGFLTQENMAKVGYPEMVGVYLPHSYNFSGNFYVVHKDNVKPLNMSPTDTMKFIVSGGVTETENIENTEKNDSTKENKGTDIHY, from the coding sequence ATGGACGAAGAAACTAAATATCTGTTAAGAAAAACACTTTCTTATTTACTTCAGGGGCTTTTGTTATTGGCACCGCTGATAATAACACTCTATGTTGTAGTAGCTCTATTTAACTTTCTGGACAATGTTTCGAACAATATGCTGGAAGCAATTTTCAATGTTAGACTAAGAGGTCTTGGAATATTAATTCTGCTGGCATTTATAACCTTAATCGGCTACATTAGCTCAAATTTTCTTTTCAATACTCTTTTCAATCAATTGGAAGTGATATTAGGGAGAACTCCTTTGGTAAAGCTAATTTACACCTCCATAAAAGATTTATTAGCAGCTTTCGTTAGTGATAAAAAGAAGTTTGATAAACCGGTAATGGTGAAGTTAAATGAAGAAAATAAAATCTGGAGAATGGGTTTTTTGACACAGGAGAATATGGCAAAAGTGGGCTATCCGGAAATGGTTGGTGTTTACTTACCCCACTCTTATAATTTTTCGGGCAACTTTTATGTAGTTCATAAAGATAATGTAAAACCGCTGAACATGAGCCCGACAGATACTATGAAATTTATTGTTTCCGGTGGTGTTACCGAAACTGAAAATATAGAAAATACAGAAAAAAATGATAGTACAAAAGAAAATAAAGGGACTGATATTCATTATTAG
- a CDS encoding DUF4389 domain-containing protein — protein MNLNVKYQESYSRGELLLRAFFGFIYIAIPHYFILFFLNIWSSILTFIAFWVVLFTGRYPQSFFEFQVKVIRWSLRVQARLSHLSDGFPPFGLDVEEEETKLDVTYPERLSRGHLLVRAFFGAIYCAFPHYFVLFFRNILSAIFSFVAFWVVLFTGRYPQSLHEFNVGTIRWSIRVSMYLGFLTDEYPRFSGKP, from the coding sequence ATGAACTTAAATGTAAAGTATCAGGAATCTTATTCCAGAGGAGAATTGTTGCTCAGAGCATTTTTTGGCTTCATTTACATTGCTATTCCACACTATTTTATATTATTTTTCTTAAATATTTGGAGTAGTATATTGACTTTTATTGCTTTTTGGGTAGTCTTATTTACCGGTCGTTATCCCCAAAGTTTTTTTGAGTTTCAGGTAAAAGTTATTCGATGGAGTTTGCGTGTGCAGGCTCGTCTAAGTCATCTTTCAGACGGATTTCCTCCTTTTGGCCTGGATGTAGAGGAAGAAGAAACCAAATTAGATGTTACCTATCCGGAAAGATTAAGTCGCGGGCATTTATTGGTAAGAGCCTTTTTTGGCGCGATCTATTGTGCATTTCCACATTATTTTGTACTGTTTTTCCGAAATATACTATCTGCAATTTTTTCATTTGTTGCCTTTTGGGTAGTTTTGTTTACGGGCAGATATCCACAGTCATTGCATGAATTTAATGTGGGCACCATTCGTTGGAGCATTCGTGTAAGCATGTATTTGGGCTTTTTAACAGATGAATATCCTCGTTTTTCAGGCAAACCTTAA
- a CDS encoding M42 family peptidase: MSINTKLLKEICELPGIPGYEKKIRDFVKKEVTKLVDEVYTDNMGNLIALKKGKQSKKVMIAAHMDEIGFMVKHIDDNGFLKFMPVGGFDPKTLTAQRVIVHGKKDLIGVMGSKPIHVMSPEERQKNAKITDYFIDLGLSKKEVEKYVEIGTPVTRFSDLIEMGNCINSKSLDNRISVFILIEMLRELKNPEYDVYGVFTVQEEVGLRGATVAAHSIEPDFSFGLDTTIAYDVPGAKPDEKITSLGEGTAIKIMDTSAISDYRMVNYMKATAKKHKIKWQAEILTGGGTDTAAMQRMAKHGTIAGAVSIPTRHIHQHIEMADKDDVRASIDLLKHCVSDLHTFDFSA, from the coding sequence ATGAGCATTAATACTAAATTACTAAAAGAAATATGTGAATTGCCCGGTATACCCGGATATGAAAAAAAGATAAGAGATTTTGTAAAGAAAGAAGTTACAAAGCTTGTTGACGAAGTGTATACCGATAATATGGGTAATTTAATTGCACTAAAAAAAGGTAAGCAAAGTAAAAAAGTGATGATAGCGGCCCATATGGACGAAATCGGATTTATGGTGAAGCACATAGATGACAACGGATTTTTGAAATTTATGCCGGTGGGAGGATTTGATCCCAAGACACTTACAGCTCAGCGAGTAATCGTACATGGGAAAAAAGATTTAATAGGTGTTATGGGAAGTAAGCCTATACATGTTATGAGCCCCGAAGAAAGACAGAAGAATGCAAAAATCACAGATTACTTTATTGATTTAGGCCTTTCAAAGAAAGAAGTGGAAAAATATGTTGAAATTGGCACTCCGGTTACGCGTTTTAGTGATTTAATTGAAATGGGAAATTGCATTAACTCAAAGTCATTGGATAATCGAATTTCAGTTTTTATATTGATTGAAATGTTAAGGGAGTTAAAAAATCCCGAGTATGATGTTTACGGAGTATTTACCGTTCAGGAGGAAGTTGGACTAAGAGGCGCAACTGTAGCGGCACATAGCATAGAACCTGATTTCTCTTTTGGATTGGATACTACTATTGCTTATGATGTTCCGGGAGCAAAGCCGGATGAAAAAATCACAAGTCTGGGTGAGGGCACGGCTATTAAAATTATGGATACTTCAGCAATTAGTGATTATCGCATGGTGAATTATATGAAAGCTACCGCAAAAAAACATAAAATTAAATGGCAGGCTGAGATTTTGACAGGTGGAGGTACAGATACAGCTGCAATGCAAAGAATGGCTAAGCATGGTACAATAGCCGGTGCTGTTTCTATCCCGACCAGACATATTCATCAGCATATTGAAATGGCAGATAAAGATGATGTAAGAGCTTCAATTGATTTGTTGAAACATTGTGTTTCAGATCTGCATACTTTTGATTTTTCTGCATAA
- a CDS encoding HAD-IIIA family hydrolase: MASVKRQSLKQKIIFLDRDGTIISENKDDFRLRSAEDVDLFPNVGETLHYLQSELKYKLVLVSNQDGLGSEDYPVETFELVQSTLEKKLKQFDVSFDSIHIDNHFAFENHPNRKPAIGMLKKYFKESPNLDECYVIGDSLVDMKLSQNLKVKGIYFHAQTDERDQMSESLKKQIVLYTKNWKNILDFFKSKNI; encoded by the coding sequence ATGGCCTCTGTTAAACGTCAGTCACTTAAGCAAAAAATCATCTTTTTAGATCGTGACGGGACTATAATTTCAGAAAATAAAGATGATTTCAGGTTGCGTTCGGCAGAGGATGTAGATTTATTTCCTAATGTTGGAGAAACCTTGCACTATCTTCAAAGTGAACTAAAGTATAAATTGGTCTTAGTCAGTAATCAGGATGGCCTGGGCTCTGAAGATTATCCTGTTGAAACTTTTGAGTTAGTTCAATCGACTTTGGAAAAAAAATTGAAACAATTTGATGTGAGTTTTGACAGCATACATATTGATAATCATTTTGCTTTTGAAAATCACCCGAACCGGAAGCCTGCCATTGGCATGTTAAAAAAGTATTTCAAAGAAAGTCCGAATTTGGATGAATGCTACGTAATAGGTGATTCTCTGGTAGACATGAAACTAAGTCAAAACCTGAAGGTGAAAGGAATTTATTTTCATGCACAAACCGATGAGCGTGACCAAATGTCAGAAAGTTTGAAAAAACAAATTGTACTTTATACAAAAAACTGGAAGAATATTTTAGATTTTTTCAAATCAAAAAACATTTGA
- a CDS encoding WxcM-like domain-containing protein, with amino-acid sequence MNDKSATLIELPAIKDPRGNLTFLENITHFPFTIKRAYWIYDVPGGQKRGGHAFKEQKEVIIALSGSFDIVVNDGQSEQVFQMNRSYYGLYVPNGYWRHIENFSTNSVALVLSSTFYNQDDYIRDFKQFTDSKKQDR; translated from the coding sequence ATGAATGATAAAAGCGCTACATTAATTGAACTTCCGGCGATAAAAGACCCGAGAGGCAATTTAACTTTTTTGGAAAATATAACTCATTTTCCTTTTACAATTAAAAGAGCTTACTGGATATATGATGTTCCCGGAGGCCAAAAGAGAGGCGGGCATGCGTTCAAAGAACAAAAAGAAGTGATTATTGCTCTTTCCGGAAGTTTTGACATAGTTGTAAACGACGGGCAATCTGAACAAGTTTTTCAAATGAACCGCTCTTATTACGGACTTTATGTTCCCAACGGATACTGGAGACATATAGAAAATTTCAGCACCAACTCTGTAGCCTTGGTTTTATCCTCTACTTTTTACAATCAAGATGATTACATAAGAGATTTTAAACAGTTTACAGACTCAAAAAAACAGGACAGATGA
- a CDS encoding response regulator: protein MTKLKSKRLLLIDDDEDDFFITKSYIDDITTYQYSLDWEPDPNKAIKKIKTSDYDLCLLDFRLGPVNGLEVLEKIKKVDDRLPVIMLTGKGNAEIDVKSMEMGAVDFLIKSNLNATLLERSMRYAIERSIHIEAIKSSHSKYRDVFLNSGDPILILNLEGEIIDFNPSSAELFGKKINDMSGLKIKERFVNIPLFEEKFNACKKGKDTSQLEMELMNEGQKLTVLCSMKLQENQNTDDHIQMLLNNISKRKTAEKLIRQAENLSLTGRLARTIAHEIRNPLTNIELSIEQLKSEVPKSEETEMFFGLIERNSRRIQDLITDLLNSSKPSELKYTKCLIEELLDEMLLFAEDRLTLNKIKLVKDFTACDAMILADKEKLKIALLNIVINAIEAMENEKGILKISCKEKGGYVFIDISDNGIGMDQDELTHLFDPFYSKKLKGTGLGLTAVYNIVTNHGGTIEVESEKGKGTCFTLCFDKE, encoded by the coding sequence ATGACGAAATTGAAAAGTAAAAGATTATTGTTGATTGATGATGATGAAGATGATTTCTTTATTACAAAAAGTTATATAGATGACATCACAACCTATCAATATTCGCTGGATTGGGAGCCTGACCCTAATAAAGCGATAAAAAAAATTAAAACGTCTGATTATGACCTTTGTTTGCTGGATTTTCGATTGGGTCCGGTTAATGGACTGGAAGTTTTGGAAAAAATAAAAAAAGTTGATGACAGATTACCGGTGATAATGCTAACCGGAAAGGGTAACGCAGAAATTGACGTAAAATCTATGGAAATGGGAGCGGTAGATTTTTTAATAAAATCAAACTTGAATGCAACTTTGCTGGAAAGAAGCATGCGATATGCCATTGAGAGAAGTATACATATAGAAGCCATTAAATCAAGCCACTCCAAATACAGAGATGTTTTTCTTAACTCCGGAGACCCTATACTGATACTGAACCTTGAAGGTGAAATTATTGATTTTAACCCATCTTCAGCTGAGCTTTTTGGTAAAAAAATCAATGACATGTCCGGTCTGAAAATAAAAGAACGTTTTGTTAACATTCCTCTTTTTGAAGAAAAATTTAATGCCTGTAAAAAAGGGAAAGATACATCTCAGTTAGAAATGGAGTTAATGAATGAGGGGCAGAAACTCACTGTACTTTGCAGTATGAAACTTCAGGAAAACCAAAATACTGATGACCATATTCAAATGTTGCTAAATAATATCAGTAAAAGAAAAACTGCCGAAAAGCTAATCAGACAAGCAGAAAACTTATCTCTTACCGGCAGACTGGCACGCACTATTGCCCATGAAATCAGAAACCCACTTACCAATATTGAGCTCAGCATTGAACAGCTTAAATCTGAAGTCCCCAAAAGTGAGGAAACGGAAATGTTTTTTGGGTTAATTGAGCGTAATAGCCGCAGAATTCAGGATTTAATAACTGATTTGCTGAACTCATCTAAACCTTCCGAGCTTAAATACACTAAATGTTTGATAGAGGAATTGCTGGATGAAATGCTTTTATTTGCTGAGGACCGACTGACTCTAAACAAAATCAAATTAGTGAAGGACTTTACAGCCTGTGATGCAATGATACTGGCAGACAAAGAAAAATTAAAGATAGCCCTTCTAAATATAGTCATCAATGCCATAGAAGCTATGGAAAATGAAAAAGGTATACTAAAAATCAGTTGTAAGGAAAAGGGAGGGTATGTTTTTATTGATATAAGCGATAATGGCATAGGTATGGATCAGGATGAGCTCACCCACTTATTTGACCCTTTTTACAGCAAAAAACTAAAGGGTACAGGACTGGGACTAACGGCTGTTTATAATATTGTCACTAACCACGGAGGCACTATAGAAGTTGAAAGTGAAAAAGGGAAAGGTACCTGCTTTACTTTGTGTTTTGATAAGGAGTAG
- a CDS encoding DUF4870 domain-containing protein — MIETSKYHPIPQPDEIDIREKEDAMGAYLMMFASIGAGLPLPFINLLAAVIYYYINKSKSRFVRFHSFQSVVSQMPITILNGIGVVWFFRILFNSNMYYTDFFKGYILMLITANILYFIFSIIAAVKARKGYFYYFLFFGRLSYHQVYKVRPDDEGGLLEKVNVPPKM; from the coding sequence ATGATAGAAACTTCAAAGTATCATCCTATTCCACAGCCGGATGAAATTGATATCCGGGAAAAAGAAGATGCCATGGGCGCATATTTGATGATGTTTGCTTCAATTGGAGCCGGCTTACCATTGCCTTTCATCAATTTACTGGCAGCCGTTATCTATTATTATATCAATAAATCCAAGAGCCGTTTTGTACGATTTCATTCATTTCAGTCGGTTGTTTCACAAATGCCAATAACTATTTTGAATGGTATAGGGGTTGTTTGGTTCTTTAGAATTCTTTTCAATTCAAATATGTATTACACCGATTTCTTTAAAGGGTATATTCTCATGTTGATTACTGCCAATATTCTTTATTTTATCTTTAGTATAATTGCCGCAGTGAAAGCCAGAAAAGGTTATTTTTATTACTTTCTGTTTTTTGGCCGACTTTCATATCATCAGGTTTATAAAGTAAGACCCGATGATGAAGGTGGATTGCTGGAGAAGGTGAATGTACCACCAAAAATGTAA